Within Wyeomyia smithii strain HCP4-BCI-WySm-NY-G18 chromosome 2, ASM2978416v1, whole genome shotgun sequence, the genomic segment tgaaaaaaatatctttattaggcctaccaaaattcacaggaatggttaaaaagttacaatcttttaatttttcttgcGAAAGCTCTAAGGAAAaatctgtgtttaccagtgtaatcaACGGTATTTTTTCGTTCAAAAGAATTCTAAAAATTTCTTCAACTTCAACATAGGTATgatcaggcttcttccgttctcttgatttttgcccaaatttccttttctacctgccaaaccccttggagaactagactttctctcacacagagttagtaattatccacatttaggtgtagagtatttcagtcgcagagttccttttcaccaactcggtggcatcggccttgtttcctgaagctgccgtgaaagacagtgacgctagtctcatctatgtttttgaaggtttgttcacacagcagtgtaagcatgacgaacgaagcataatatatgttgtacagaattatGCGCTCGAATCAATTTATTCATGTAAATAAAAGCTTAGCTTAACTTTGTTAATGTTCAAAGGTAGCGTTGATATACTATCTCATTTACATatacgttgagatgttaatCCCTAAATCATCGCGCAATGTCAGCCGCCGTTCGAAATCGGCAAGaataaacgttgtgtacattctatgCAACgcattaattttttgtttcatcaagcaaagcactcaacgttatgtgcaataaatacatcacccgaaaacaacacataaacacactgcAGCTGAACACCGACCctgtatgcacgtatgaacactgctttttcccgtgtttcgatgaatcagctgtcaaattgcatgtgaaattgatccagtgatccagcagtccagctaatgctggcttcacttatgtcgtacgtaaacgtcagtgatgccaccgggttgcttttcactctttatcatcacgtgttagggataGACCTtcatttgctctctcagtttaagagggagtagttttcgttagcttctcctttactagaagagaagttggccaaatatcaaaacatttgggTTCATATTGAAGCCACAttctaaccgttttcgaatttaatattgtaggaagattcacaactcaccatgggtgcgtattctgcagaaagttcgattttatactagGGGTCTTCATATCGAGAAGTATTTTTACCGACACGTATTTGCTATATGTTTACCAATGCATTCATGTGAACGTACCTTCGGATGCTTGGTATTCATGCATAAACGCAGTTTTGTCAAACTGAGATGCCAGATTCATTTCTACATTTAGGAATCGTTTTGGCAAAGTTCCAAGAAATGAGAATGGATTTTTCAATACCacttaaaataattaaatatcttgaagatcaaaaaaaattaaatgtctGAGCCATTTAGCCAAAGGTTAGGCTTAGCTTAACTCGTTTGACATATATCGTATGATGAAAAGTGAGGATCATTGTCGTAAAAAAGAGCTATGTTTCGCTTTTGAGAGCTTATTAAAATAATTCTTTGTAGAAAACTCAAAATGCGAACTTCCAATTTTCACCCATACATGAAGTTGCGTTTTGGTAGGGCTGGTGCTGATTCGGCATCACTGTTGTCGTTGCTGTTCTGTTTCTTGTTTACATTTTGCAAACAGTATCCAATATGCCGAAATTTAGCGAAAGAAGAAAACTAATAAGTTATCTCAGAACAACATTTATCGACAATTTATTACATCTAGAAATATTTGCAGATGGTCAAGGTTTTTATAAGAGAATTGAAGTCATCTAATATAGCTTAAATGTATACATTTTTCAGACCAGCAAGATCAGGAAAACAAAGCTATCGAGGATTACATCTTTTCGAAAACGATCGCACAATATTGTCGGTATGCAGCTCTTTTTATAATTGGATCTGCACCTAAATCTCGACATTTTACTGCTAACGTTCTACCAAACCTCGATGAAACCCGTTTCAAAGAATTGATTCGTGTTAGCTGGAGCAGTTTCAAAATAATTCTGGAACTGATTCGGCATGATGGGGTATTCCACACTTTGCAAGCGCGCAAGCAATTTCCCGTTGAAATCCAACTTTTAATAGTTCTCTATCGTTTGGGATCTTATGGCGAAGGCGCATCTATTGCCAAACTTTCTGCCTTTTTTGGAATTGGTGACGGAGGCACAGTTCAAATCATTACTGATCGGGTTTTCAAAGCTATTCTAAGCCTGAAATCGAGATATATCTCATGGCCTGACGCTACTGAAAGACGCGAAATAGTTGCAAGAAACTTCCATGAGCTGCCTCATTGCATTGGGTATGTTGATGGTACAGAAATTAAGCTGGCTGAAAAACCTGTTACTGATCCAGAAGCATATTTCTCACGGAAACACATGTACTCGTTAAAAGTCCAAGCCGTGTGTGACTATCAAAAAAAAGTTCTtcatatcccaagtaacaaaacaggTTATATCTGAGTTTTTTAGAGCTAAATACaaccaaaacataaaaccttcaatgccgaccacgcggctataacaacctattaacaacagctatatacatgagtcatggctagttggcccaggtttaatgcagtcatcaaaacttcatatGCGCTCCATCATAGGACCAGATGTTTTTAACAGCCCGATTTGCCTGCCATAGAATGGCCTCGAAATTTTAACTGAGATATATTCTCCAAATTAAAtgtgaagcgataaattttaTCTAGGTTTCATTTCTCAATGCCAACATTATATTCCGACAGTGTCGTGAAAACAGTAATGTGTGAGTtctttttataatgattgattATTAGTGTCATCTGTATCGTTTTCGTGCAAGTAAAAACACATGCCGTGAAATATTTATGGTGAAACAAGCCACAAATTTTATCGTAATTACCACTCGCCGCCGTAATTCTGTAGAAAATGActattcaatcaaaattttattccTCTGAACTAGAATGATGATTGaataaatgccatgatttgtcATATTTTGTTAAATGTATGACTTTATCAATCATTTGAATTTCAAATCTACTCTGTGGTATCggtaatattttaaaataaaatgctgATTTAGGATTGAATTTCATAATTCCGCATTTTTCATTCAACGCGACATGTTGTTTTCGGATAAACCTTCGAACGCTCTCAAAATCCTTCATCATAACTGATTCTCTTAATTTGATCAGAACATAGCGTATATTAAATCCAATACGCCTATCACGGTATTCATCTGCCTAAGTTACGATCATCAAGTTTTATTTTAGCCACAATTATAGTCTGcaggtttttagttttatttggtCAACAGAGGGACTTTCATACAACTTCATGCATATGACGGTTGCCATAGGATGGCTGTAAAGAATACTTGCCAATCATATTTCGTGGCTATCAATTAAAACCAAATTATAATCAAAGACTTTAATGTAAGTtaacataaaacgaaaacaaaacaatcctaagtctttgaagcatgttgattgttacttgggatggtACTTGGTTACCCCGGCAGCGTACATGATAGCAGGATTTTTGACAACTGTGAATTATCAACGAATCCCTCTAAGTATTTCTCTGGAGCAGAATGGAAAGCAGGCGATAGTGCCTATAAATTGACAACCACTGTTATTACACCATACAGAATAAATACCACAGCAAGAACTATCGAAGACAGGAAGCAATTCAATAAAACGTTAAGCAAATTTCGAATTAGAATCGAACATTGCTTTGGACTGATGAAAGAGAGATTCAATAGTCTAAAAGAGCTGAAAATTTCTGGAAGTGATAAAAGCATTAAACTAGCCTTGCGCTGGATTCTTGTtattacacccaacgcaaacggggaatattttattacttttgggctatttcttattactttttgtgtcttatgactgcgcattatacacaaaaagtaataaaaattatgacggccacacgcttgtatgtgtttctgcaggagaacatacagccaagcaccgaaatgcatgtgttggcaagacttcactcgctgcttttgtattgatgcaacgatctggttcatttttgtctcccttcatccacacacaatcagaatctcaaccgtcaacctcaaatgtccaattagaaacactttcgtttcgtcccccagtgtttacttgaaatggaaatatgtaatactgtctgaccagagttgccgaagttgcgaatattgttctggatgggcacgagttttgtatattcaaacaggtccaaatgagttttcatgaaccaatgattatgtgctgtaaatagcttgcaagaaagcgaatgtttttatttttctctaacgcagtttacagatcgtgatgtcattttaaggcgcatttcaagtctttgaaatcatcaacgtttgcatactctatgacggggaaaatgttgcttggcagctcttgtcatattttttcgctgctccgtatgcatacaacgagcgaactaatacacgcccaccggatgaattggagattgaaaaaacttgtaacatgtgcaacttatgcgacggtgtgtgattttttttgacttgaggtggagagggagcatttttcgacagaaaaaacgttgcatgtggttgaaacgaccattattagatagccgtactctcataacacgtgctaaatatatgacagtatgtgttgttacttgactggggaagaattttattgctttttaagtaacggatctgttacctaaaaggtaattttgcgctattgcttctaaagtaataaggaaaagttttgcgtgtaccatATTGCATAATATTCTAATAGAGCATCGTCAGGATGAAGATGACTTTGAACTACAAGAAACAGTAAACGATAACATAGAAGAAGACGATGAAATGCATAGCACGAATACGACAAACGAAGGAGAGCAGAAACGTCGAGCACTGTTTGAAATAATTAAAGATTTGCATCAAATTTAACCGTTTATTGATAGAAAAATCACATTACTGAGCGCCAAATTAAACATTGTTATTTGCTTTCAAATGCAATCCTTTTTTTTTGATTCGCTCCATGTACTCCATATCCAAATTCATCTTAGCCATCGCAAGCCGTTCTTCTTTCTCCAACTCATAGAAGAAGACGATGAAATGCATAGCACGAATGCGACAAACGAAGGAGAGCAGAAACGTCGAGCActgtttgaaataaataaaGATTTGCATAAAATTTAACCGTTTATTGATAGAAAAAATCACATTACTGAGCGCCAAATTAAACATTGTTATTTGCTTTCAAATGCAATTCATACTTTTTGATTCGCTCCATATACTCCATATCCAAATTCATCTTAGCCATCGCAAGCCGTTCTTCTTTCTCCAACTCTAACTTTCTGATTTCCAGCTGTTGAGACAGCTCTAAGAGTTTTCTCTTGTATGTCCACCAGAAGCGAAATCGATCCAGAATTAATCGATGATTTGTTCCTCTTCAGAGGTCGCGTCTTAAGCTGGTTTTTAAATGCTATAAAATCCATGCCGCTGATGGTTCGATTCGCGTCAGTTCCGTATTCGCAATCTTGACTCAACACTTCCTCTTCCGTGATATTCTCAATAAAAGCAGCATCTTGAGTGACAAACTGGTCCGAATCGTAAAATTCAGAAATGCTAGCATTGACAGGTTCCGTTTCAACAATGCAATCTTCATAGGTGCTGCTTGACGTCTCAATGATGACGTCCGGTTTAACACTTTTACGTTGACCAAAGATTTGCTCCAGAGTTTcataatatggacatattttatGTATATATTCCGATACACTTGATTCCATACCTTCTGCCAGCAGGCCAGCACCAGTTTGATTTTTCCAAGCGTCTGCTTTTAAGTACGATGTCTTCATGTTCCTCAATTTACTTTCACCTCTTCCAGAACAGTATTAAGCAGATCGGCAGTTTCTGCATCTGTCCATCGGTGAGTAGGTTGCAATcgttgtcgttttcgtttttcacaaacctgaaaaatatttttttagtataGACAACGACAAAAAGCTAACTTATTTACCTCAGTCATGATTTTCATCCGCACAGCAACAAATTTGGGAAGCACAAGTTGTGGTCGATGCTTTGTTTTGACGTTTTCGGCAGCTGCAGCAGGCACGGAGAACGAGGGGCTTGAAGATATAGTTTAAGATATatgaaatgcaaaatgttttcagTATATCAGTAATTAATCCATTTTAGTGAGCATTTACGTTAATCTAATTTTGAAGGTTCTAATTTTGTCTGAAAACAACATAGTATAGTATTTCAATCGTGCCTTtttaaacgtacacgacaatACACATTTAATTTGGAAATTTATTATCGGAACTAAGCACAATGCAATTGCGTTTGGTGACCCCTTAGACTTGGTATTTGAAACGGCGTTAATAAATACTCATCAAAATCGACGTGTATTGACAAACGACCTGGTAAATCAGATTTCTTCTGAAGAAAATACGTGCTCGTAAATATTTGGATAAGTATACGGG encodes:
- the LOC129723201 gene encoding uncharacterized protein LOC129723201; the encoded protein is MPKFSERRKLISYLRTTFIDNLLHLEIFADGQDQQDQENKAIEDYIFSKTIAQYCRYAALFIIGSAPKSRHFTANVLPNLDETRFKELIRVSWSSFKIILELIRHDGVFHTLQARKQFPVEIQLLIVLYRLGSYGEGASIAKLSAFFGIGDGGTVQIITDRVFKAILSLKSRYISWPDATERREIVARNFHELPHCIGYVDGTEIKLAEKPVTDPEAYFSRKHMYSLKVQAVCDYQKKVLHIPSNKTGYI